A segment of the Candidatus Methylacidiphilales bacterium genome:
TATTCATAGCCAACTGTTTCGGCTTCGCGAACTTTGCGGTGAACTACATTGATCCGGCTTAACCGCCGCCCTCGGCAACTGGACAGTGCCATTCGTCCCTGACCCCTAGGGACTTTTTTGGGGCTTGGCGCTTCTACTGAAAAAGTGCCGTTTCCGATAGTTTGGAAACATGAAAGGCACACTGCACAGACTCCGTCCGGGCTCCCGCCGCGGACAGGGTGTCGTTGAATTCGCCCTCCTGGTTCCGGTGCTCCTCCTGCTTCTGATGGGGATCATCGAGTTGGGATGGCTCATGAATGTCAACCTACAGGTCACCAACGCCGCCCGTGAAGGGGCACGCGCGGCTTCGGTCGGCAAGACCACGACCAACGTCAACACCCGTGTGACCAATTTTCTGAACACCTACAACATCACCCCGGTGGTCACGATCCAATACAGCCAAAACAACGGCAGCTCCTGGACCACGGTGGGTGACGCCAGCGGCAAAAACAATGCGCCCAACGGCAGTTTGATCCGCGTGAATCTCCAGGTCACCCACAAGCAGTTGACCAACTTCATCCCCGGCCTCAACAACTTCACTTTCAACAAAAGTGTCACCATGACACGCGAGCCCACCTAGTCCCCGCTATCCACATCCCCAACCCGAGGTTTACTATGAAACACACCCATCGAACCAAGCGTCAGGCCCGAAAAGGCCAATCCATCATGTTGGTGATGCTGGCTTTGGTCATCCTTTGCATCATGGCGGCGCTCACGGTCGATTACGGCCTGATGGTCATCCGCGCCAACCAACTCCAGCGGGCCTGTGACGCCGCCGCCTTGACCGCTGCATGGAGTTACTACAATGATTACGTAAAAGTTGCCGGAACTATCAACAGCAACCAGCAAAAAGCCACATTGTCAGCCACTGCGGAAACCACGGCTAAATCCCAGGCTGTTACTGTTGCTGACTCTAATGGAGTCACCATAACTTCCTCGAATGTCACATTCAATGGCACGGTAGGAAGCAACAACCCTAGACGAGTAACAGTAGTAGCTTCAGGCAGTCACTCTTATTTCATAGCGCGAGTCATGGGTGCCGGCAGCTCCGTCATGACTAGACGCGCTACCGCAGAGATAACTCCAGTCGCGGGAATCGGTAAAAGTGATGTGGACGGCTCCAGTGGTGGTGTTGCCCCATTGGGAATTACCGTTGATGACTTTAAAAACTATTACAACAGTGGTTCCAATCTCACGGTCACATTGGAAAGGCTACAAACAGGAGATTTTACCAACGGGGAAATACTGGGAATGGATATCAGGCCCCAAAACGGCAAATCTCCGAGCCAGTGGGAGGACGAAGTTGCCACGGGAGCGGATCTTAATTTTTACAGTGATAATCCTAGCAATACTGCGATCAACGCCAGCAGAGGCAATCAATCAGGGCGCCTACAAAATGCGATCAACACACGAATCGCGAATGGGCAAAAGACCCTCTACATTATGGTCACTGACCCCAGAAGCCAAAACAATGGCACATCCAATATGCCCTTGCGAGGCGTAGCCAAGGTGGAGATTCAGAGTATCTCGCTCAACGGCCAAGGCAACAATGCGCTGGCGTCATTTACCATGAAAGTTGTCGGAGGCTGGCTCGATGGGGACTCTAACTATATCACAACCGTGAGCTCAGTCGACGTCGATTCGCTCGAAGGCATTCCCAGCAGTGAAATAAATAACAATGAAAATACCAACTTCATGTTCACGGTGCGCTTGATTGATGATATATAAATGTCCTATGCCAAGCAGCCTTATTTTTTAGCAAAAGCAATCTGCATGAATTCTTTGATAACAGGCAAGAATCCGTTCTTACTCTTCTTACTGTTGTTATGCATTTTACCCAACTATTTCGCTTTCGGGGCTGCGATTGATATTTCAAATTTGAGTCAAAGCACTAATTCTGATGTCTTTGAAGTAAATTCTTCGCCGGATAGTTATATAGGGGCGGCTTTCAAAACCCCGACAGGTGTGGTCACGCTACAGAGTGTTGTGTTGCCCATTAAAGTCATCAACAACAGCGCTCCTATGGTGCTGTATCTTTACAAAGTGAACGGCGAGCCGGATGCAGACTTCAATCAACCTGGCACCGGCGATGACCCCATTCTTCTCGCTTCTCCTTCATTCACCACAAACTCGACCAATTTTGTGAATTATTCGTTTTCCGGAGGGGGCATCACCTTGGCCCCGGATAGTTGGTACTGGATCACTGCTCAGTCTTCCGGAGGAGGTAGGTATGTGTGGTCGTTCACCAGCTCCCTTGCATCCACTCCTAACCCAATCTTCGCGGGTTTTTCACAATACAGCGATTTTGATGCCATTTGGGCTAACTATCCTTACACTGCACCATTTACTCCTTCCATCCCGCAATTTTCTGTCGTGGGGACAACTTCTACGGGTTTGACATTCAACACTTGGTCCGGCAACGCATCCCAGACGGCCGATGCCAACAACGATGGTATCAACAATCTCATGGCTTACGCCCTCGGAGCGGGCAACGCCACCGTGAACGCCCGGGCCCTGCTTCCCGTGCTCTCTCCCGTTTCCGGTGGTTACAAATACACCGTGGGCAACGCCACACGCTCCGATGTCACCTACCAGGTGCAAATGTCGACCTCGACTTCCCTGGCCAACGCAACGTGGACCGCCAACACCACCGCCGGCGGGGTGTTGGCCTCCAAGACAGGGGGCGGTTCCTGGGCCGCCGGTCCCGTCACGTCGGGCATCACTCTCAACGCCACCAGCACCGGGATTGAAATCATCGACACCAATAACACCATCAGGCGTTTCTGGCGTCTTTCTGTGACGTCCCCCTGAGCTGGAACGATCCAGTTGGTTTACCGCGAAGAACGCTAAGTTCGCGAAGTTATACGGATTTTGGTTGGCAAAAACTCCATTCACCGATCGGTGAACCCGAAGCCAAATGTCATGCCGTAGGATGACTTCATCATGTATTCCCAATCATGTGTTTCTGCTTCGCGTTCTTCGCCGCGTGAGGTCCCGTTCGGCGTGACCAACGCGGTCACGGGACGTCCTTCGTGGTGAACTGAATTGATCCGGCTGACACCAAATCAAAATGACTGAGCGACAGAATAAACGGGAGGGCGAGGCTCCGCCGAGCCGGTTTGATGTCTCTATTCCAAGGGCGGCTCAGCCCCGAATGCTTACGGGGGAGCCTGGAGCTTCGCCCTCCCATAAGGCACTTTTACGCCCACTCCATTCCATTTGGTATAAGTGCCTATCCGTGAGTCTTATATCAAATCATATTGAATGAGCCTGTTTCAATCGGAGGGTCGCCGCGTGAAACGCGGTCGCAAGACAGGTCCCGTTTGCCTGCATCACGGGCGACCAAGCCGCACAGCGTGCGGCCCTCCGGGGCGCTTTCGCGCCTAAGCAATCGGATT
Coding sequences within it:
- a CDS encoding TadE/TadG family type IV pilus assembly protein; protein product: MKGTLHRLRPGSRRGQGVVEFALLVPVLLLLLMGIIELGWLMNVNLQVTNAAREGARAASVGKTTTNVNTRVTNFLNTYNITPVVTIQYSQNNGSSWTTVGDASGKNNAPNGSLIRVNLQVTHKQLTNFIPGLNNFTFNKSVTMTREPT
- a CDS encoding pilus assembly protein TadG-related protein; this translates as MKHTHRTKRQARKGQSIMLVMLALVILCIMAALTVDYGLMVIRANQLQRACDAAALTAAWSYYNDYVKVAGTINSNQQKATLSATAETTAKSQAVTVADSNGVTITSSNVTFNGTVGSNNPRRVTVVASGSHSYFIARVMGAGSSVMTRRATAEITPVAGIGKSDVDGSSGGVAPLGITVDDFKNYYNSGSNLTVTLERLQTGDFTNGEILGMDIRPQNGKSPSQWEDEVATGADLNFYSDNPSNTAINASRGNQSGRLQNAINTRIANGQKTLYIMVTDPRSQNNGTSNMPLRGVAKVEIQSISLNGQGNNALASFTMKVVGGWLDGDSNYITTVSSVDVDSLEGIPSSEINNNENTNFMFTVRLIDDI